The Kiloniellales bacterium genome has a segment encoding these proteins:
- the tssK gene encoding type VI secretion system baseplate subunit TssK, with product MTLTNKVVWSEGLFLRPQHFQQQDRYLESLVRRCSGALRPFGWGFKELQIDQDLLKTGKLAITRCAGIMPDGTYFNAPDEADTPLPLELSEDMENLQVHLVMPIQDPRGLDVGLNGASPAVTRFGVDEIEVRDNCGSSDAPAQLQVARLRLELKLDNEERSGFLPLGIARIIQVGADKVALFDDGFIPPGLDCRNDRRLAGFISEIEGLLNQRGESLAGLVSESGRGGAAEIADFLMLQTVNRYQPVVAHLRQTPDLHPEALYRLLLSLAGELSTFTSEGKRPPAFPEYRHDQLKETFEPLMASLRQSLSMVIDRRAIAIPLQERKYGIRVAVVPDPALLTDAMFVLAVNADLPAEALRTRFPAQVKIGPVEKIRDLVNRALPGVDVHALPVAPRQIPFHSGVTYFALDTKNAFWKEMDRSGGLAVHVGGKFPGLEMQFWAIRQ from the coding sequence ATGACACTTACCAACAAGGTCGTGTGGTCCGAGGGTTTGTTCTTGCGGCCCCAGCACTTCCAGCAGCAGGACCGCTACCTGGAGAGCCTGGTTCGACGGTGCTCCGGCGCGCTCAGGCCCTTCGGCTGGGGGTTCAAGGAGCTGCAGATCGACCAGGACTTGCTGAAGACCGGGAAGCTGGCCATCACCCGCTGCGCGGGCATCATGCCCGACGGCACCTACTTCAATGCACCGGACGAAGCCGACACGCCGCTGCCCCTCGAGCTCAGCGAGGACATGGAGAATCTCCAGGTCCACCTTGTGATGCCGATCCAGGATCCCAGGGGGCTAGACGTCGGGCTCAACGGCGCTTCCCCGGCGGTGACGCGCTTCGGTGTCGACGAGATCGAGGTGCGCGACAACTGCGGCAGCTCGGATGCGCCGGCGCAGCTCCAGGTGGCGCGCCTGCGGCTCGAGTTGAAGCTGGACAACGAAGAGCGCAGCGGGTTCCTCCCCCTCGGCATCGCCAGGATCATCCAGGTCGGCGCAGACAAGGTCGCGCTGTTCGATGACGGCTTCATCCCGCCTGGCCTCGATTGCCGGAACGACAGGAGGCTCGCGGGCTTCATCAGCGAGATCGAAGGCCTCTTGAATCAGCGCGGCGAGAGCCTGGCCGGGCTGGTCTCCGAGTCCGGGCGCGGCGGTGCGGCGGAAATCGCCGACTTTCTCATGCTCCAGACGGTGAACCGCTATCAGCCGGTCGTTGCCCACCTCAGGCAGACCCCGGACCTGCATCCCGAAGCCCTCTACCGGCTCCTGCTGTCCCTGGCCGGCGAACTCTCCACCTTTACCAGCGAGGGCAAGCGACCGCCGGCCTTTCCGGAGTACCGCCACGATCAGCTGAAGGAGACCTTCGAGCCCTTGATGGCCTCGCTCAGACAGTCGCTGAGCATGGTGATCGACAGGCGCGCCATCGCCATTCCGCTGCAGGAGCGCAAGTACGGCATCAGGGTTGCCGTGGTTCCCGACCCTGCCCTGCTGACGGACGCCATGTTCGTTCTGGCCGTCAATGCCGATCTCCCGGCAGAGGCTCTGCGGACCCGCTTTCCCGCCCAGGTCAAGATCGGGCCCGTCGAGAAGATCCGTGACCTGGTCAACCGGGCTCTCCCGGGAGTCGACGTGCACGCCCTGCCGGTCGCGCCGCGTCAGATTCCCTTCCACAGCGGCGTCACGTACTTCGCGCTGGACACGAAGAACGCCTTCTGGAAGGAGATGGACAGGTCCGGCGGACTCGCGGTTCACGTCGGCGGCAAGTTCCCGGGCCTCGAGATGCAGTTCTGGGCAATCAGGCAGTAG